TCATCTTAGATCAGTGGATAACGTAAGGACCTTGAAAGTCACTTTATTAATGGAGGAATGTTTTTGAAGCCCTTTCCCAAACCTGCTTTCCGCGGGGGCCGTTTTAATCGTCCCATGTCCGCCCCCGATGCCCATCGTATTAATGAGTTTATTACAGCAAAAGAGGTGCGAGTTGTTTCATCGACCGGTGAACAGCTTGGAGTTTTGTCCGTGCACGATGCTCTGCAGCAAGCACAGGAGCAAGGACTAGACCTAGTAGAGGTTGCCTCACAAGCCAAACCCCCTGTCTGCAAAATCCTGGATTACGGCAAGTTCAAATACAAGGAGCAGAAGAAGGAGACGGAGGCCAGAAAGAATCGCACCGATACGACCCTTAAGGAGCTGCGCCTACGATATCGAACTGATATTGGTGACCTGGAGGTAAAACTCAAGCAGGCCCGCGAATTTTTAGCAGAGGGTGACAAAGTTAAGTTCGTTATGCGCTTTAAGGGGCGTGAGGCTATGTATGTCGATCTCGGCAGGCTAAAATTTGATCAGATCATCGCGCGTCTTGCAGATGTTGCAACGGTTGATGAGCGCTCACCAGCGATGGGCCGTCAGATTC
The Pseudomonadota bacterium genome window above contains:
- the infC gene encoding translation initiation factor IF-3, producing MSAPDAHRINEFITAKEVRVVSSTGEQLGVLSVHDALQQAQEQGLDLVEVASQAKPPVCKILDYGKFKYKEQKKETEARKNRTDTTLKELRLRYRTDIGDLEVKLKQAREFLAEGDKVKFVMRFKGREAMYVDLGRLKFDQIIARLADVATVDERSPAMGRQIHVTFTPIK